From the genome of Ornithobacterium rhinotracheale, one region includes:
- a CDS encoding glycosyltransferase family 2 protein: MISVIVPIYNSDRYLRQCLESIQNQTFQDFEVILINDGSSDNSQSICEEFTANDDRFKLINQENKGIAETRNIGIQNCKRPYLTFVDSDDWLELDMLELLYFHITKENADIACCGYYIDKPNKSIPVWDQGNKEIWGKKEALSKLLINKEMKDYPWAKLYKKELFDGITFPPGKYFEDIFVMYKVFLKSNKVIKINQSKSHYREHNSSITSDKTTCLEKELDLFEAVYDLYLFAKNNPDSLENPKQVIASIAKSIYHIKKQNIHRFALFSRDFRTMNEKINPALKSILKENSPNMLGMHRILGIWLSIYCPICFKFKNLFK, from the coding sequence ATGATTAGTGTAATTGTTCCCATTTATAACAGCGATCGCTATCTACGCCAATGTTTAGAATCTATTCAGAATCAAACTTTTCAAGATTTTGAAGTGATTTTAATCAACGATGGATCAAGCGACAACTCGCAAAGCATTTGCGAAGAATTTACTGCTAATGATGATAGGTTTAAGCTCATCAATCAAGAAAATAAGGGAATTGCTGAAACCCGAAATATAGGCATTCAAAATTGCAAGAGACCTTACCTCACTTTTGTGGATTCAGATGATTGGCTAGAACTAGATATGCTAGAACTTCTCTACTTTCACATCACAAAAGAAAATGCCGACATCGCTTGTTGCGGGTATTATATTGATAAGCCTAATAAATCTATTCCCGTTTGGGATCAAGGAAACAAAGAAATATGGGGAAAGAAAGAAGCTCTTTCAAAATTACTTATCAATAAAGAAATGAAAGATTATCCTTGGGCAAAATTGTATAAAAAAGAGCTTTTTGATGGAATAACTTTTCCTCCTGGTAAGTATTTTGAGGATATTTTTGTTATGTATAAGGTATTTTTGAAATCAAATAAAGTAATCAAGATTAATCAATCTAAATCTCATTATAGAGAGCATAATTCGAGCATAACTTCAGATAAGACAACTTGTTTAGAAAAAGAACTTGATTTGTTTGAAGCTGTTTATGATTTATATCTATTTGCTAAAAATAATCCAGATTCTCTGGAAAATCCAAAACAGGTAATAGCCAGTATTGCCAAATCAATTTATCACATCAAGAAACAAAACATTCACCGCTTTGCTTTGTTTAGCCGAGATTTTAGAACCATGAATGAAAAAATAAATCCTGCTCTAAAATCTATTTTGAAAGAAAATTCGCCTAATATGCTTGGAATGCATCGTATCCTTGGTATTTGGCTAAGTATCTATTGCCCAATTTGTTTTAAATTTAAAAATTTATTTAAATGA
- a CDS encoding O-antigen ligase, which produces MKFWLSSLNQKNYLIATLFPLFIFIIFNSILYFSGYNYEIFDLKWLAIIGNIYIFSIFSWWFVGFLVKHKSYFRDFRFWVPILLSLATILWFYSYKATAHASYIIAIIAMLYGIYKRDFYKISPSLIFLSLYALLQFMGLLWVKDISLNENQWIIEDQIPLLILPVVLCFYRLNAKDISIFCSIIFKFCLVLLIWYWIAYVLICHSAEISFLSCFGFRKDYLAPESPFGVLCFHTQKHYSFIVWLLTIVGGTGYASYYQNKSGFISKGELFIYFLFLFCFINILQVRLAQVVFFILLLVIICFEMLKSWNLRNVLIISISALSIGIFGFIFLFNYTHFFQDETRNILYSSTLAQIQENPWFGSGTLSEQSIISKTTLDPDLFKHLHNDFLMAYARHGVLGLVFLCLFLISYAWESFKLKDYRMFFFLLPTFFLMLVDSAFFYQKTIALTCIFIGVLYVSPKRNLA; this is translated from the coding sequence ATGAAATTTTGGCTTTCTAGTTTAAACCAGAAAAACTATTTAATAGCAACTTTATTTCCTTTATTTATTTTTATAATTTTTAACTCAATTTTATATTTTTCGGGATATAATTACGAGATTTTTGACCTTAAGTGGCTAGCAATCATCGGGAATATTTATATATTTTCTATTTTTTCATGGTGGTTTGTCGGCTTTTTAGTTAAACACAAATCCTATTTTAGGGATTTCCGTTTTTGGGTTCCCATTCTACTAAGTCTGGCAACTATATTGTGGTTTTATTCATACAAAGCTACAGCACATGCTAGTTATATTATTGCTATTATTGCCATGCTTTATGGTATATACAAACGAGATTTTTATAAAATTTCTCCCAGTTTAATTTTTCTATCCCTGTATGCATTGTTGCAATTTATGGGACTTCTTTGGGTTAAAGACATTTCACTTAATGAAAATCAATGGATTATAGAAGACCAAATACCACTTCTTATCCTCCCTGTAGTATTGTGTTTTTATCGATTAAATGCTAAAGACATCAGCATATTTTGTAGTATTATTTTTAAATTTTGCCTAGTACTTCTTATTTGGTACTGGATTGCTTATGTACTTATTTGTCATAGTGCTGAAATTAGCTTTCTGTCTTGTTTTGGATTTCGTAAAGACTATCTCGCTCCTGAATCTCCTTTTGGGGTTCTATGCTTCCACACACAGAAACATTATAGCTTTATTGTTTGGCTTTTAACAATTGTGGGAGGAACAGGCTATGCGAGCTATTATCAAAATAAATCTGGCTTTATTTCTAAAGGCGAATTATTCATTTATTTCTTATTTCTGTTCTGTTTTATCAATATTTTGCAAGTTAGGCTAGCCCAAGTTGTGTTCTTTATATTATTGCTGGTGATTATCTGCTTTGAAATGCTAAAATCATGGAATCTGAGAAATGTACTCATTATCTCCATAAGTGCTCTATCAATAGGAATATTTGGATTTATTTTCTTGTTTAATTATACCCATTTCTTCCAAGACGAAACACGCAACATATTATATTCTAGCACACTAGCACAAATTCAGGAAAATCCATGGTTCGGTAGCGGAACGCTATCTGAGCAATCAATTATTTCAAAAACAACGCTCGACCCCGATCTCTTTAAACATTTACACAATGATTTCTTGATGGCATATGCTCGTCATGGTGTGTTAGGACTTGTTTTTCTTTGTTTATTTCTCATATCTTACGCATGGGAAAGCTTTAAGCTAAAGGATTACAGAATGTTTTTCTTTCTACTCCCAACCTTTTTTCTCATGCTAGTAGACAGTGCCTTTTTTTATCAAAAAACAATTGCTTTAACCTGTATTTTCATCGGAGTTTTGTATGTCTCCCCTAAAAGAAATTTAGCTTAA
- a CDS encoding SDR family NAD(P)-dependent oxidoreductase codes for MQNLKDKVVISGASSGIGKATAYKLGKAWAKIVLGVRRENKLKAILQKNHAIRRRKRAE; via the coding sequence ATGCAAAATTTAAAAGACAAAGTCGTCATCTCTGGTGCATCATCAGGCATCGGCAAAGCCACCGCCTATAAACTGGGCAAAGCATGGGCGAAAATCGTGCTGGGTGTACGCCGTGAGAACAAGCTCAAAGCCATTTTGCAAAAAAATCATGCGATTAGGCGAAGAAA
- a CDS encoding PIG-L deacetylase family protein, with translation MEFVIFLVILIIGTFLLYKKRKKSYPYAVNQDEKHAFKNGQKLHLKHNSLSLPSDVKEHTLFLKIKVKSSLLGFLKQPYIEISAEGKSLKQYIEHGAKGDRYLNISNFNSVKEITLKPKRMQICSDEVELFQFKNPELKDKKILIVAPHPDDAEIAAYGLYSQFAKDVFVLTFSAGERGKFKYRELYTDVQEQHLKKGEIRTWNALTVPLMAGVSTENVLMLGYFNEMLDDMYREPEKNFGSDKLNTDDVEIFRKFNFSSLGKKLTGEANWNDMILNLKMILTEFQPDVIITPHPFIDSHEDHQYATISIIQALKELNLHDGKLLLYTNHYTEKEFYPLGKIGAIMPLPFKSKPSIYCSSVFSFPVSEKEQKDKILAFDAMNDLRPNTEYRFAHRLFADGFTRGREKLLSIEKDYFNRYIRSNELFFVVDFDEMYQPEKYKALIEGLS, from the coding sequence ATGGAGTTTGTTATATTTTTAGTTATACTGATTATCGGCACTTTTTTACTTTACAAAAAGCGAAAAAAATCTTATCCCTATGCGGTGAATCAAGACGAAAAACACGCTTTTAAAAATGGACAAAAATTGCATTTAAAACACAATTCTTTATCCTTGCCAAGTGATGTCAAAGAACATACATTATTCTTAAAAATCAAGGTAAAAAGCAGTTTATTAGGCTTTTTAAAACAGCCATACATTGAAATCTCGGCAGAGGGTAAATCTTTGAAACAATATATAGAGCATGGTGCCAAAGGCGATAGATATTTAAACATCAGTAATTTTAATTCGGTGAAAGAAATTACTCTAAAACCTAAGAGAATGCAGATTTGTAGCGATGAGGTAGAGCTATTTCAGTTTAAAAATCCTGAATTAAAAGATAAAAAAATTCTAATCGTAGCACCACATCCCGATGATGCCGAAATCGCAGCGTATGGCTTGTATAGTCAGTTTGCTAAAGATGTTTTTGTACTCACTTTTTCGGCGGGCGAGCGAGGGAAATTCAAGTATCGAGAGCTCTATACCGATGTCCAAGAACAGCATTTGAAGAAAGGCGAAATCCGTACTTGGAATGCTCTTACTGTGCCTTTGATGGCGGGCGTGTCTACCGAAAATGTGCTGATGCTTGGCTACTTCAACGAAATGTTGGATGATATGTATCGTGAGCCTGAAAAGAATTTTGGTTCCGATAAATTAAATACCGATGATGTTGAAATCTTTAGAAAATTTAATTTTTCATCGTTGGGCAAAAAACTTACGGGCGAGGCAAATTGGAACGATATGATTCTGAATTTAAAAATGATTTTAACTGAATTTCAGCCAGATGTAATTATTACGCCACATCCGTTTATCGATAGCCATGAGGATCATCAGTATGCTACGATTAGCATTATTCAAGCCTTGAAAGAACTCAATTTGCATGACGGAAAATTGCTGCTTTACACCAATCATTACACCGAGAAAGAGTTTTATCCGTTAGGGAAAATAGGTGCTATTATGCCACTTCCGTTTAAAAGCAAGCCAAGTATTTATTGCTCTTCAGTATTTTCGTTTCCTGTGAGCGAAAAAGAGCAAAAAGATAAAATTTTGGCGTTTGATGCCATGAATGATTTGCGTCCAAATACCGAATATCGCTTTGCACACCGTTTGTTTGCCGATGGATTTACTCGAGGACGAGAAAAGCTGTTAAGTATAGAAAAAGACTATTTCAATCGCTATATTCGTAGTAATGAGTTATTTTTTGTTGTGGATTTTGATGAAATGTATCAGCCCGAGAAATACAAAGCTTTAATAGAAGGGTTAAGCTAA
- a CDS encoding ATP-grasp fold amidoligase family protein: MANFFRKIYLGIMKRFKFLPSPKYVGYYYEYYTGKKYNDKNPKEFNEKIQWYKAHFRPQILNQLVDKYAVREYVKEKIGEEYLNECLGVYDKVSDIDFDTLPNKFVIKAVHGYGFNLIVPDKSKLNRAKAKLKMQKWMHRNQYFRGGQEWAYKDIKPRLVIEKYLDELGHDSITDYKFYCFGGKPEFVEVHLDREQNHKSGFFDLNFELLPFRDVPKNKWVKGSQVEKPENFAQMIEVAEKLADKFPFVRVDMYSIRGQIIFGEMTFYPADGRDDFTPEKYNKILGDKFILPVLPVNKTEIKNF, encoded by the coding sequence ATGGCTAATTTTTTTAGAAAAATCTACTTAGGAATTATGAAACGCTTCAAGTTTCTGCCTAGTCCTAAGTATGTGGGGTATTACTATGAATACTACACAGGAAAAAAGTATAATGATAAAAACCCAAAGGAATTTAACGAAAAAATCCAATGGTATAAGGCACATTTTCGTCCCCAAATCCTAAATCAATTGGTGGATAAATACGCCGTGCGAGAATATGTGAAAGAAAAAATTGGCGAAGAATATTTAAACGAATGCCTTGGCGTTTATGACAAAGTGAGTGATATCGACTTTGACACATTACCCAACAAATTCGTAATCAAGGCAGTGCATGGCTATGGATTCAACTTGATTGTGCCCGATAAATCTAAACTTAATCGTGCCAAAGCCAAACTCAAAATGCAAAAATGGATGCACCGCAATCAATATTTCCGTGGGGGGCAGGAGTGGGCTTACAAAGACATTAAACCGCGTTTGGTGATAGAAAAATACTTAGATGAGCTAGGCCATGATTCCATTACCGATTATAAATTTTACTGTTTCGGTGGCAAACCTGAATTTGTAGAAGTGCATCTTGATCGCGAGCAAAATCATAAATCGGGCTTTTTTGATTTAAATTTTGAATTATTGCCATTTCGTGATGTTCCCAAAAACAAATGGGTTAAAGGCTCCCAAGTTGAAAAGCCTGAAAACTTTGCTCAAATGATTGAAGTAGCAGAAAAACTAGCGGATAAGTTTCCCTTTGTGCGTGTGGATATGTACTCCATTCGTGGGCAAATTATCTTTGGCGAAATGACCTTCTACCCCGCCGATGGGCGTGATGACTTTACGCCAGAAAAATATAATAAAATCCTTGGGGATAAATTTATCCTTCCTGTTCTACCTGTAAACAAAACCGAAATTAAAAACTTTTAA
- a CDS encoding glycosyltransferase family 4 protein: protein MKVLHLSGSKHHWSGNEQQLADLIENLSALGVENHILCYEDSEIQKYALKKGIKVCALPRKSIYSPSLAKALRDYIRREHIEVIHAHTSNFLTLYLVADLLFSLKTPTVFSRKGFSEKSSFVSRYKYNYKNIDATICVSGAVRENLKQFVKPENHHKLRVIYDGIKVESSQKEMPDLRQKYQIPQDAFLLGNIANHVPAKDLETLVRTMDYLIHTLGKENVYCVQIGKETEFTPALEALAKELNVDRQLIFVGQIAEAKYYLPQFDVFVMSSQSEGLPLTVYESFLNKIPVVSTKAGGVAEAITDAENGLICEIKDYKTLAQKINTLIENPALKQEYAEKAYEVLLEKFDAKLCAKNTKDLYQEAIENRKK, encoded by the coding sequence ATGAAAGTTTTACACCTATCGGGGTCTAAACACCACTGGAGCGGAAATGAGCAACAATTAGCGGATTTAATCGAGAATTTATCGGCACTGGGCGTAGAAAATCACATCTTGTGCTATGAGGATTCAGAAATTCAAAAATATGCTTTAAAAAAGGGAATTAAGGTTTGTGCTTTGCCCCGAAAAAGCATTTATTCGCCGAGTTTGGCAAAAGCTTTACGAGACTATATCCGAAGGGAGCATATTGAAGTTATACATGCTCATACAAGTAATTTTTTGACATTGTATTTGGTGGCAGATTTGCTGTTTTCGCTCAAGACGCCTACCGTGTTTTCGCGCAAAGGATTTAGCGAAAAATCTAGTTTTGTGAGCAGATATAAGTATAATTACAAAAATATAGACGCTACGATTTGTGTTTCGGGAGCGGTGCGCGAAAATTTGAAACAATTTGTGAAACCTGAAAATCACCACAAATTACGCGTGATTTATGACGGAATTAAGGTTGAATCTTCGCAAAAAGAAATGCCCGATTTACGCCAAAAATACCAGATTCCGCAAGATGCTTTTCTATTAGGAAATATTGCCAATCATGTGCCTGCCAAGGATTTGGAAACGCTGGTGCGCACAATGGATTATTTAATTCACACTTTGGGCAAAGAAAATGTGTATTGCGTGCAAATTGGAAAAGAAACGGAATTTACGCCAGCATTGGAAGCTTTGGCTAAAGAGCTAAATGTGGACAGGCAATTGATTTTTGTAGGACAAATTGCCGAAGCCAAATACTATTTACCACAATTTGATGTTTTTGTAATGTCTTCTCAGTCAGAGGGTTTGCCGCTCACGGTATATGAATCTTTTTTAAACAAAATTCCAGTCGTGAGTACCAAGGCGGGTGGTGTTGCCGAAGCGATTACTGATGCCGAAAATGGCTTGATCTGCGAGATAAAAGACTATAAAACTTTAGCTCAAAAAATAAATACTTTGATAGAAAATCCTGCTTTAAAACAAGAATATGCTGAGAAAGCATATGAGGTTTTGTTAGAAAAATTTGATGCTAAACTTTGCGCCAAAAATACCAAGGATTTATACCAAGAAGCAATCGAAAATAGAAAGAAATAA
- the leuS gene encoding leucine--tRNA ligase, whose product MQYQPNEIEPKWQKFWAENKIYKAENDSAKPKFYVLDMFPYPSGAGLHVGHPLGYIASDIYARYKRHKGFNVLHPMGYDSFGLPAEQYAIQTGQHPAITTRDNIARYREQLDKIGFSFDWDREIRTSNPEYYRWTQWIFLQLFDSFFCNQDQKAKPISELIAHFEKNGNANLNVACDEDTLSFTAEDWQTFSDKEKSEILLKYRLTYLAEAEVNWCPALGTVLANDEVVNGVSERGGYPVVRKKMRQWMMRITAYAERLLNGIEYNEKALDWTEALKESQKYWIGKSKGASVKFKVKGQEDTQIEVFTTRPNTIFGVSFMVLAPEHDLVRQLTTPAQKQAIEAYIEETSKRSERERMAEVKRVTGVFTGAYAINPISGKEIPIWIADYVLAGYGTGAVMAVPVGDERDYAFAKTFDLPIENIFEGVDISEQAFTDKTAKVPLQNSDFLNGLTVKEAMNKAIEKIESLGVGKAKINYRLRDAVFSRQRYWGEPVPIYFNNGTPQVISEEHLPLVLPEVSEYLPTETGEPPLGRATTWAWDTEKNQVVENSLINEKTVFPLELNTMPGWAGSSWYQFRYMDPQNDEGLASKEALNYWQNVDLYLGGSEHATGHLLYSRFWTKFLKDRGFINSEEPFKKLINQGMILGESAFVHRVKNTNQYVSADKAGDYETSPVHADVSFVSGNNVLDTQAFKNWRDDLKDAEFILSDDGKFYVSREVEKMSKSKFNVVNPDDICEQYGADTLRMYEMFLGPIEQSKPWITNGLSGVNGFLKKLWRLFFKKDELQISDVPASKEELKVLHTLIQKVTEDIENFSFNTSISAFMIAVNDLQKLQCNKVEILSPLVILLSPFAPHIAEELWHILGNEDSVTRQPYPIFEEKYLKEDNKEYPISFNGKMRFTLSLPLDLSKEEVEKAVMEDPQTAKYLEDRTPKKVIVVPGKIVNIVV is encoded by the coding sequence ATGCAATATCAACCCAATGAAATAGAACCCAAATGGCAAAAGTTTTGGGCAGAGAATAAGATTTATAAGGCGGAGAATGATTCAGCTAAGCCAAAATTTTATGTGCTTGATATGTTTCCCTACCCTTCGGGCGCGGGCTTGCACGTGGGGCACCCGCTGGGCTACATCGCCTCGGATATTTATGCGCGCTACAAGCGCCACAAGGGGTTTAATGTGCTACACCCTATGGGCTATGATAGTTTTGGGCTGCCTGCCGAGCAATATGCTATCCAGACGGGGCAGCACCCTGCCATCACTACCAGAGATAATATTGCGCGCTACCGCGAGCAATTGGATAAGATAGGTTTTTCCTTTGATTGGGACAGGGAAATCCGCACCTCTAACCCAGAATATTACCGCTGGACACAGTGGATTTTCTTACAATTATTTGATTCGTTTTTTTGTAATCAAGACCAGAAAGCCAAGCCTATCAGCGAATTGATTGCACATTTTGAAAAAAATGGAAATGCTAATTTAAATGTTGCCTGCGACGAAGATACGCTAAGTTTTACAGCTGAAGATTGGCAAACTTTTTCAGACAAAGAAAAATCAGAAATATTACTAAAATACAGGCTCACTTATCTTGCCGAGGCAGAGGTGAACTGGTGCCCTGCACTGGGCACTGTGCTTGCCAATGATGAGGTAGTCAATGGCGTGTCTGAGCGAGGCGGCTACCCCGTGGTGCGCAAAAAAATGCGCCAGTGGATGATGCGCATTACCGCCTATGCCGAAAGATTGCTCAACGGAATAGAATACAACGAAAAAGCCCTCGACTGGACGGAGGCGCTTAAAGAATCTCAAAAATATTGGATAGGCAAGTCCAAAGGAGCCTCCGTGAAATTTAAAGTAAAAGGGCAAGAGGATACCCAAATAGAAGTATTCACCACACGGCCCAATACCATTTTTGGCGTATCATTTATGGTCTTAGCCCCAGAGCACGATTTAGTGCGCCAGCTCACCACCCCCGCACAAAAACAAGCCATAGAGGCGTATATTGAAGAAACTTCCAAGCGCAGCGAGCGCGAGCGTATGGCGGAGGTGAAACGCGTAACGGGAGTCTTTACAGGCGCCTATGCCATCAACCCCATCAGCGGAAAAGAGATACCCATTTGGATTGCCGATTATGTATTAGCAGGCTATGGCACAGGCGCCGTGATGGCGGTGCCTGTGGGCGACGAGCGTGATTATGCCTTTGCAAAAACTTTTGATTTACCCATCGAAAACATTTTCGAGGGCGTAGACATCAGCGAGCAAGCCTTTACCGATAAAACAGCCAAGGTGCCTTTGCAAAATTCTGATTTCTTGAATGGGCTCACCGTGAAAGAAGCCATGAACAAGGCAATCGAAAAAATTGAAAGTTTAGGCGTAGGAAAAGCCAAAATTAATTACAGATTAAGAGATGCCGTATTCAGCCGCCAGCGCTATTGGGGCGAGCCAGTGCCTATTTATTTTAACAACGGCACGCCACAAGTTATCAGCGAGGAGCATTTGCCACTTGTATTGCCCGAGGTGAGCGAATATTTACCCACCGAAACAGGCGAGCCACCACTTGGGCGAGCCACCACTTGGGCGTGGGATACCGAGAAAAATCAGGTAGTGGAAAATTCATTAATTAATGAAAAAACAGTGTTCCCCTTAGAGCTAAATACAATGCCTGGCTGGGCAGGAAGCTCTTGGTATCAATTCCGCTATATGGACCCGCAAAATGATGAAGGCTTAGCTTCAAAAGAAGCCTTAAACTACTGGCAAAATGTGGATTTGTACCTTGGCGGAAGCGAGCACGCTACGGGGCATTTACTATACAGCCGATTTTGGACTAAATTTTTAAAAGATAGAGGCTTTATAAACTCAGAGGAGCCGTTCAAAAAGCTAATCAATCAAGGAATGATTTTGGGCGAAAGTGCATTTGTTCACCGCGTGAAGAATACCAATCAATATGTCTCTGCGGATAAAGCGGGCGACTATGAGACAAGCCCTGTTCACGCTGATGTGAGCTTTGTGAGTGGCAACAATGTGCTGGATACGCAAGCCTTTAAAAATTGGCGAGATGATTTAAAAGATGCTGAATTTATTCTCTCCGATGATGGGAAATTTTATGTTTCGCGCGAGGTGGAAAAAATGTCGAAATCGAAATTTAATGTCGTCAATCCAGATGATATTTGCGAGCAGTATGGCGCCGATACTTTGCGTATGTATGAAATGTTTTTAGGCCCAATTGAGCAGTCTAAGCCGTGGATTACCAACGGGCTCAGCGGTGTGAATGGGTTCCTTAAAAAGCTGTGGCGTTTGTTCTTTAAAAAAGATGAGCTCCAAATCTCCGATGTGCCCGCAAGCAAGGAGGAGCTGAAAGTGCTGCACACTTTAATCCAAAAAGTAACTGAGGATATAGAGAATTTCTCCTTCAATACCTCCATTTCGGCCTTTATGATTGCGGTAAATGATTTGCAAAAATTACAATGCAACAAGGTAGAAATCCTTTCGCCATTAGTGATTTTGCTCTCGCCATTTGCTCCGCACATAGCCGAAGAGTTATGGCACATTCTGGGCAATGAGGATAGCGTTACACGCCAGCCCTACCCTATTTTTGAAGAGAAATATTTGAAAGAAGATAATAAAGAATACCCCATTTCCTTTAACGGAAAAATGAGATTTACCCTCTCATTACCACTCGATTTAAGCAAAGAAGAAGTGGAAAAAGCCGTGATGGAAGACCCTCAAACAGCTAAATATCTCGAAGACCGAACCCCGAAAAAAGTCATCGTGGTACCAGGCAAAATCGTGAATATCGTGGTGTAA
- a CDS encoding acyltransferase family protein gives MKPRYYSLDVFRGATVALMILVNNPGSWSAMFRPLTHAEWAGCTPTDCVFPFFLFAVGNAMAFVIPRLQKAGEKVFWRKVLKRTFLIFIIGLMLNWFPFVQWQEGNLVFKHWENVRIFGVLQRIAFAYFFAAIIAYYFKEKKVLIISFLLLIVYWFLALLLGRADPYSMQDFWGTKVDLAILGESHMYHGEGVPFDPEGFVGVISSTAQVLLGYLAGKIITAQGEVSWLFGRAPKSNELHYKVLSMLFVSGGLLLILAYIWQWDFPIIKKIWSSTYVLYTTGLAIFTIGIMIWFIEVLKCKNFLTKFFDVFGKNPLFIFVLSGLIPRLLSLVRIPTQDGFTTPLKYFYTIFCKPLSANENMGSFVYSVVFLVLMWSIAYLLDRKKIYIKV, from the coding sequence ATGAAACCCCGCTATTATTCCCTCGATGTCTTTCGAGGAGCCACCGTGGCACTGATGATTTTAGTGAATAATCCCGGCTCGTGGAGTGCTATGTTCCGTCCGCTTACACACGCCGAATGGGCTGGCTGCACCCCCACGGATTGCGTATTTCCATTCTTTTTATTTGCAGTGGGCAATGCTATGGCATTCGTGATTCCGCGCTTGCAAAAGGCCGGCGAAAAAGTCTTTTGGCGCAAGGTTTTAAAGAGAACTTTCTTAATTTTTATCATCGGCTTAATGCTTAATTGGTTTCCCTTTGTGCAGTGGCAAGAGGGGAATTTGGTATTCAAACATTGGGAAAATGTGCGAATTTTTGGGGTTTTGCAGCGTATTGCTTTTGCTTATTTCTTTGCGGCCATTATTGCTTATTATTTTAAGGAAAAAAAGGTTTTAATCATAAGTTTTTTATTGCTCATCGTTTACTGGTTTTTAGCCTTACTTTTGGGCAGAGCTGATCCGTATTCCATGCAAGATTTTTGGGGAACAAAGGTAGATCTAGCCATTTTGGGCGAATCGCATATGTATCATGGAGAAGGCGTTCCGTTTGATCCTGAGGGATTTGTTGGTGTTATTTCGTCTACTGCACAAGTTTTACTGGGCTATTTGGCAGGAAAAATCATCACGGCACAGGGCGAGGTGAGTTGGCTTTTTGGGCGCGCACCTAAAAGTAATGAGCTGCATTATAAGGTGCTGAGTATGCTCTTTGTAAGCGGTGGGCTTTTGCTCATTTTAGCCTATATTTGGCAATGGGATTTCCCGATTATTAAGAAAATTTGGTCTAGCACATATGTGCTGTATACCACGGGACTAGCCATTTTCACGATTGGGATTATGATTTGGTTTATAGAGGTGTTAAAGTGCAAAAACTTTTTAACTAAATTCTTTGATGTCTTTGGTAAAAATCCATTATTTATTTTTGTACTAAGTGGGCTGATTCCGCGTCTTTTGTCTTTGGTAAGGATTCCTACTCAAGATGGATTCACCACGCCTTTAAAATATTTTTATACCATATTTTGTAAGCCTTTGTCTGCTAATGAAAATATGGGCTCCTTTGTGTATTCTGTGGTATTTTTAGTATTGATGTGGAGCATTGCCTATCTGCTCGACAGGAAAAAGATTTACATCAAAGTTTAA